The following proteins are encoded in a genomic region of Desulfosporosinus youngiae DSM 17734:
- the nosZ gene encoding Sec-dependent nitrous-oxide reductase, giving the protein MEKGLFKKIALSLAGLLVGLILAVFLSSQLNPKAEESAAIGGKKISVDGVPDDVVQAALKTYVPPGQLDEYYMFASGGHSGSVFVYGVPSMRRIRTIPVFTPESAVGYGWTTESKEMLGKWSWGDVHHPALSETGGDYDGRWLFVNDNANSRAARIDLDSFKTSQILDIPNIYGPHSAVFMTPNSEYFMLGSRFAGPIPYGTYSPIENLSKDYNCVLAAVAIDPNEGEMSVGWEVLMPPWSFDLSDAGKLDSEGWAFLTTYNTEEAYELLEVNASQREMDYVVAVNWKLLEQAAKDGKYEMVDGAKMINPLDVPGSIYLIPAMKSPHGVDVTPDGKYIVANGKVAPVATVFSFEKFKECIENKDFQGEERGFPIVNYEKVRVTEVPVGLGPLHTQFDGNGYAYTTLFIDSTIAKWSLDTFEVVDITPVHYCPGHLCAAEGDTVDPDGKYLVSLNKLAKDKFLSVGPSHPESAQLIDLTTDKMKILMDVPTDPEPHFAQMIKADKITTWEVFDKDPNRPGAVYEKENARVERDGNQVTVYQMGFRSRYYPDHVEVNEGDHVTWYLTNTDFDEDITHGFGICMYDLNAEAQPGETIKFEFVADKAGVYPFYCTNFCSALHQEMQGWFIVKPKDL; this is encoded by the coding sequence GTGGAAAAAGGACTATTTAAAAAAATTGCATTGTCCCTGGCGGGGCTGTTGGTGGGCTTGATACTAGCCGTTTTCTTATCGTCTCAGCTTAATCCCAAAGCGGAAGAGTCCGCTGCCATCGGTGGAAAAAAGATATCCGTAGACGGGGTGCCGGATGATGTGGTGCAAGCGGCTTTAAAGACCTATGTGCCGCCCGGCCAGTTGGATGAGTATTATATGTTTGCCTCAGGCGGTCATTCCGGCAGTGTCTTTGTTTATGGGGTACCCTCCATGCGGCGCATCAGAACCATTCCTGTATTTACCCCCGAGTCCGCTGTAGGGTACGGCTGGACCACGGAATCCAAGGAAATGCTGGGAAAATGGAGCTGGGGGGATGTTCATCACCCTGCTTTAAGTGAGACAGGCGGCGACTATGACGGGCGCTGGCTCTTTGTCAATGATAATGCCAACAGCAGGGCGGCCCGCATTGATCTGGATTCTTTCAAAACCAGCCAGATTTTAGATATTCCCAATATTTACGGGCCCCACAGCGCTGTGTTTATGACACCGAACTCCGAATACTTTATGCTGGGTTCCCGCTTCGCCGGACCGATACCTTACGGGACCTATTCCCCCATTGAGAATTTATCGAAAGATTACAACTGCGTCTTGGCGGCGGTAGCGATTGATCCCAATGAAGGTGAGATGAGTGTGGGGTGGGAAGTGCTCATGCCCCCCTGGTCCTTTGATTTATCAGATGCCGGCAAGCTGGACAGCGAAGGCTGGGCCTTCCTGACAACCTATAATACCGAAGAAGCTTATGAACTGCTGGAGGTCAATGCTTCTCAGCGGGAGATGGACTACGTGGTCGCTGTCAACTGGAAATTGCTTGAGCAAGCCGCCAAGGACGGCAAATATGAAATGGTTGATGGAGCCAAAATGATCAATCCCCTTGATGTTCCCGGTTCCATCTATTTGATCCCGGCGATGAAGAGCCCCCATGGCGTCGATGTAACCCCGGATGGCAAATATATCGTGGCCAACGGCAAAGTTGCTCCGGTAGCTACCGTATTCAGCTTTGAGAAATTTAAGGAATGTATTGAAAACAAAGACTTCCAGGGCGAAGAGCGGGGCTTCCCGATTGTCAATTATGAGAAAGTAAGAGTGACTGAAGTGCCGGTGGGCTTAGGGCCCTTGCATACCCAATTTGATGGCAACGGCTATGCCTATACTACTTTGTTTATTGACAGTACTATTGCTAAATGGAGTCTGGATACCTTTGAAGTCGTTGATATTACCCCGGTTCATTATTGCCCGGGTCACTTGTGTGCCGCCGAGGGGGATACCGTCGATCCCGACGGCAAGTATTTGGTCTCCCTGAATAAGCTGGCCAAGGACAAATTCTTGTCCGTTGGGCCATCTCATCCGGAAAGTGCCCAGCTGATCGATCTGACAACAGATAAAATGAAAATCTTGATGGATGTTCCCACAGACCCCGAGCCTCATTTTGCCCAGATGATCAAAGCGGATAAAATCACGACCTGGGAAGTATTTGACAAGGATCCCAACCGGCCGGGGGCTGTTTATGAAAAGGAAAACGCCCGCGTCGAACGGGACGGCAATCAGGTCACGGTCTATCAGATGGGCTTCCGCAGCCGTTATTACCCGGATCATGTGGAGGTCAATGAAGGAGATCATGTGACCTGGTATTTAACCAATACGGATTTCGATGAAGATATTACCCATGGCTTCGGAATTTGCATGTATGACCTTAATGCGGAAGCACAACCGGGTGAAACCATAAAATTTGAATTTGTTGCGGATAAGGCGGGAGTTTATCCCTTCTATTGCACTAACTTCTGCTCGGCTCTTCACCAGGAAATGCAGGGGTGGTTTATTGTAAAACCCAAAGACCTCTAA
- a CDS encoding DUF202 domain-containing protein: MNIMKKLLKGNLNSIGRIMFGAAGLVLLASLFLPWWHLDLVAPQYPEGLSVIVYADKLDGRIDIINNINHYIGMKWISEEDFPEFQVIPIAAYVIIGLAVITALVKKRWLAWLSAGLASVGGMIGVYDLWRWLRDYGTQLDPRAAIKIDPFTPPIIGTNKLANFITHTGFNSGGYLLGLSIILMLLAAWRFKEHEKQKE; encoded by the coding sequence ATGAATATTATGAAGAAACTTCTCAAGGGAAATCTCAATAGCATAGGCAGAATCATGTTCGGCGCAGCGGGTTTAGTTCTTTTGGCTTCTCTCTTCTTGCCTTGGTGGCATTTGGATTTGGTGGCCCCTCAATATCCGGAAGGCTTGTCTGTGATTGTCTATGCGGACAAACTGGACGGACGGATTGACATTATCAATAATATCAATCACTATATCGGCATGAAGTGGATTAGTGAAGAGGACTTCCCTGAATTTCAGGTTATTCCCATTGCAGCCTATGTCATCATTGGCCTGGCTGTTATTACGGCTTTGGTGAAGAAAAGGTGGCTGGCTTGGCTTAGCGCCGGTTTGGCATCTGTGGGCGGTATGATTGGAGTATACGATTTGTGGCGCTGGCTGCGGGATTATGGGACCCAACTGGATCCCAGGGCGGCCATAAAGATAGATCCTTTCACCCCTCCGATTATCGGCACAAACAAGCTTGCGAATTTCATTACGCATACAGGCTTCAATTCAGGCGGATATTTGCTGGGGCTGAGCATTATCCTTATGCTGCTGGCCGCTTGGAGGTTTAAGGAACATGAAAAGCAAAAGGAATAA
- a CDS encoding D-alanyl-D-alanine carboxypeptidase family protein, with the protein MTRLKCSRTWCCVILCVISINLVLVNPVYSAPATKPIDKQAATPAGPSGVTANAAVLMDVATGDILFNRQAHKRRPPASTTKIMTAILGFELGRPDEVVTVSEKAAAVGESTIHLDPGEKITLYELITGALVRSGNDACVAIAEHIAGSEEQFVKFMNRKALTLGAQNTNFVNTNGLPRQEHYSTAYDLAVMARYGLQIPQFQSITRQKETEIHFIEPDVFMDVRNTNKLLWNYPYADGIKTGTTTAAGKCLVASATKEGRQLLVVVLNAPDRFGDAKKLLEWGFENTETVRLADVGQVIAEFPHVNKPVKVLTTDPLDVSLPKADREKLLTRIEWEKSTDLPIQAGERLGRFEVWLGEEKINSIPLISENEVKEKSFLKRFISFH; encoded by the coding sequence ATGACTCGGTTAAAGTGCTCGCGGACTTGGTGCTGCGTTATTCTTTGTGTTATTAGCATAAACTTAGTACTGGTGAACCCTGTATATAGTGCTCCAGCGACAAAGCCCATAGATAAACAGGCAGCTACACCGGCAGGTCCTTCAGGAGTCACCGCTAATGCCGCAGTGCTGATGGACGTGGCAACAGGGGATATTCTTTTTAATAGACAGGCTCATAAACGCCGTCCTCCAGCCAGTACCACAAAAATTATGACTGCAATCTTGGGCTTTGAGTTAGGCCGCCCAGATGAAGTCGTTACTGTAAGTGAAAAAGCGGCAGCTGTTGGAGAGTCAACCATACATCTTGATCCAGGAGAAAAAATTACTCTTTATGAACTAATTACAGGAGCCTTGGTCCGCTCTGGCAATGACGCATGTGTTGCGATCGCGGAACATATTGCCGGAAGTGAAGAGCAGTTTGTTAAATTTATGAATCGTAAAGCCTTGACACTTGGTGCCCAAAATACGAATTTTGTCAATACGAATGGCTTACCGCGTCAGGAACATTACTCTACAGCCTACGACTTAGCCGTAATGGCACGATATGGTTTGCAGATTCCCCAATTTCAATCAATAACCCGGCAAAAGGAAACCGAAATTCATTTTATTGAGCCCGACGTCTTCATGGATGTCAGGAACACGAATAAGTTGCTTTGGAACTATCCTTATGCAGATGGAATAAAGACAGGTACGACGACCGCTGCAGGCAAATGCCTGGTGGCTTCCGCAACTAAAGAAGGACGTCAACTATTAGTTGTTGTTCTCAATGCACCTGATCGCTTTGGGGATGCTAAGAAACTTTTAGAGTGGGGCTTCGAAAACACAGAGACTGTTCGCCTGGCTGATGTCGGACAGGTTATTGCTGAATTTCCGCATGTTAATAAACCAGTCAAAGTCCTAACAACAGATCCCCTCGATGTCAGCCTTCCAAAGGCTGACCGGGAAAAACTATTAACCCGTATCGAATGGGAGAAATCAACGGATCTTCCCATTCAAGCCGGAGAACGACTAGGTCGTTTTGAGGTTTGGTTGGGAGAAGAAAAGATAAATAGCATTCCTTTAATCAGTGAAAATGAAGTTAAAGAAAAGTCGTTCCTTAAGAGGTTTATTTCCTTTCATTAG
- the rpsO gene encoding 30S ribosomal protein S15, whose amino-acid sequence MMTPERKQEIILKHAQHEGDTGSPEVQIALLTERITYLTEHFKTHKKDHHSRRGLLKMVGSRRALLTYLKNVDFDRYRNIIGVLGLRK is encoded by the coding sequence ATGATGACACCTGAGAGAAAACAAGAGATTATTTTAAAGCACGCCCAACACGAAGGGGACACTGGGTCTCCGGAAGTGCAAATTGCGCTTCTCACTGAGCGGATTACGTATTTAACAGAGCATTTTAAGACGCATAAGAAAGACCACCATTCCCGTCGTGGACTTTTAAAAATGGTTGGTTCGAGACGTGCGTTATTAACCTATCTGAAAAATGTCGATTTCGATCGTTATCGTAATATCATTGGTGTACTTGGGTTGCGGAAATAA
- a CDS encoding polyribonucleotide nucleotidyltransferase has translation MKQEILEKSLSVGGRTMTFQTGKLGKQAGGAVFLRYGDTVVTAFATCSAAAREGIDFFPLTVEFEERMYAAGKIPGGFIKREGRASEKATLSARLIDRPIRPLFPQGFRNEVQVVATVMSVDQDSATDITAINAASAALTISNIPFEGPIAAVTVGLVEDEYIINPTIEQAAKSEMLLTVAGTQDAVMMVEASAHEVPEDRILEAIMFGHEEIKKIAKFIQDYREEAVQMGLAKEKLEVVIAGNPETIVEAVKAYAYEKLDKAVRVEEKKARESAIDEVKTETLSHFAEEFPDDTKVIKNVLEDIVHQIVRKLITHEQIRPDGRAVDEVRPITVEVGILPRTHGTGLFTRGQTQVMTVTTLGAARDEQILDGLGLERSKRYIHHYNFPPYSVGETRPMRGPGRREIGHGALAERALLPVLPDENDFPYTIRLVSEVLESNGSSSMASVCGSTLSLMDAGVPISAPVAGIAMGLIKEEDQIAILTDIQGMEDHFGDMDFKVAGTSKGVTALQMDIKIMGVSREILLRALTQAKAGRLFILDKMLAVMDKPRPQLSIYAPRIITMTIHPDKIRDVIGPGGKTIKKIVEETDVKIDIEDDGRVFISSVGGEGGDKAMKIIQALTQEVEVGKIYQGKVTRVMDFGAFVEVIPGVLGLTGKEGLVHISQLAHERVEKVEDIVKVGDEITVKATAIDKQGRLNLSRKEAMPRKENPTIPKS, from the coding sequence GTGAAACAGGAAATACTTGAAAAGTCGCTCTCGGTTGGCGGAAGAACTATGACCTTCCAGACCGGGAAACTTGGTAAGCAAGCGGGAGGTGCGGTTTTTCTCCGCTATGGAGATACAGTAGTAACTGCATTTGCGACCTGCAGTGCTGCAGCTCGGGAGGGTATTGATTTTTTTCCCTTGACCGTTGAATTTGAAGAGCGAATGTATGCCGCAGGGAAAATCCCAGGAGGATTTATTAAACGTGAAGGAAGAGCGAGTGAGAAGGCTACCTTATCAGCACGTTTAATTGACCGCCCCATTCGCCCCTTATTTCCACAAGGCTTTCGCAATGAAGTCCAGGTAGTAGCAACCGTTATGTCGGTTGATCAAGATTCTGCAACAGACATCACAGCTATAAATGCTGCATCGGCGGCATTAACCATATCGAACATTCCCTTCGAAGGTCCTATCGCGGCAGTGACGGTTGGACTTGTAGAAGATGAATACATCATTAATCCTACCATAGAACAGGCTGCAAAAAGCGAAATGCTTCTCACAGTAGCAGGAACACAGGATGCGGTTATGATGGTAGAAGCAAGTGCTCATGAAGTACCAGAGGATAGAATATTAGAAGCGATTATGTTCGGGCATGAAGAAATCAAGAAAATTGCTAAGTTCATTCAAGACTATCGCGAGGAAGCAGTTCAAATGGGCCTTGCCAAAGAAAAACTTGAAGTGGTGATTGCTGGGAACCCGGAAACTATTGTTGAGGCGGTTAAGGCCTATGCCTACGAAAAATTAGATAAGGCCGTCCGTGTCGAAGAGAAAAAAGCACGGGAGAGTGCTATCGATGAGGTTAAAACTGAAACCTTGAGCCACTTTGCAGAAGAGTTCCCGGATGATACAAAAGTCATAAAAAACGTCCTGGAAGATATTGTGCATCAGATTGTGCGTAAATTGATCACACACGAGCAGATCAGGCCGGATGGTCGGGCAGTGGATGAAGTTCGCCCAATTACCGTCGAAGTTGGAATTCTGCCCCGCACACATGGGACAGGCTTGTTTACCCGTGGTCAAACCCAGGTCATGACGGTCACGACTCTAGGCGCTGCCAGAGATGAACAGATTTTAGATGGTTTGGGTCTGGAAAGGTCGAAACGATATATACATCATTACAATTTCCCTCCCTACAGTGTTGGAGAAACCCGGCCTATGCGAGGACCGGGACGCAGAGAAATTGGTCATGGTGCTTTAGCGGAGCGTGCTTTACTCCCTGTGCTTCCAGACGAAAATGACTTTCCTTATACCATTCGCTTAGTTTCAGAGGTCTTGGAATCCAATGGGTCTAGTTCAATGGCCTCGGTTTGCGGCAGCACTCTTTCCTTAATGGATGCAGGGGTACCCATTTCGGCACCTGTAGCAGGTATCGCCATGGGTCTCATTAAAGAAGAGGATCAAATTGCAATTCTTACGGATATCCAGGGTATGGAAGATCACTTTGGAGATATGGATTTCAAAGTGGCTGGAACCAGCAAAGGGGTAACTGCTTTGCAGATGGATATTAAAATCATGGGTGTTTCCAGAGAAATCCTATTAAGAGCTTTAACTCAAGCTAAGGCGGGACGGCTCTTTATCTTAGATAAAATGTTGGCTGTTATGGATAAACCACGTCCGCAGCTTTCTATCTATGCGCCAAGAATAATCACCATGACGATTCATCCGGATAAGATTCGGGATGTCATTGGACCCGGCGGAAAAACCATCAAGAAGATTGTTGAGGAAACAGATGTTAAAATCGATATAGAGGATGATGGCCGTGTCTTCATATCGTCTGTCGGTGGTGAAGGCGGAGATAAGGCCATGAAAATTATTCAGGCCTTAACTCAGGAAGTAGAAGTCGGTAAAATCTATCAGGGTAAAGTAACCAGGGTCATGGATTTCGGAGCTTTTGTAGAAGTTATACCAGGAGTTTTAGGCCTTACCGGTAAAGAAGGGCTTGTTCATATTTCGCAGCTGGCTCACGAGCGCGTCGAAAAAGTTGAAGACATTGTTAAAGTTGGGGATGAGATTACGGTTAAAGCAACTGCTATCGACAAACAAGGCAGGTTAAATCTATCTCGTAAGGAAGCTATGCCACGTAAAGAGAACCCAACCATTCCGAAATCTTGA
- a CDS encoding ABC transporter permease, giving the protein MQRINVVTIAEKELLESIRSKWLGTFTVVFALIALVVSFFGLSSLGIGGQQGFNRVTASLLNLVLYLLPLIALVMGSATVAGEKETGSLHVLLTQPINKAEVIIGKFGGLALALIASILVGFGGAGVVIAWKTGAINIMDYLMFVLLSMILALVFLSIAILISVIVSRRAQGIGLGIFIWFLMILVYDFLAIGVAGLSNVSIIIPLLLLLLLANPADMVRVLVILQLGGEETFGPTLVALTRMFTQGSGEFLLYGALLLWMIIPLLLAAILFGRKQDY; this is encoded by the coding sequence ATGCAGCGGATCAATGTAGTTACCATAGCAGAAAAGGAACTCTTGGAATCCATACGCAGCAAATGGCTGGGAACATTTACCGTTGTTTTCGCTTTAATTGCCCTGGTGGTTTCCTTTTTTGGCTTGTCCAGTCTTGGGATCGGAGGGCAGCAGGGATTTAACCGAGTTACGGCCAGCCTTTTAAATCTGGTGCTGTATTTGCTGCCCCTGATTGCGCTGGTGATGGGTTCGGCGACAGTAGCCGGCGAAAAAGAGACCGGCTCCCTTCATGTGCTTCTCACTCAGCCGATTAATAAAGCTGAGGTAATTATCGGCAAGTTCGGTGGTTTGGCTTTGGCTTTAATTGCCTCGATTTTAGTTGGTTTTGGGGGGGCGGGGGTCGTAATAGCCTGGAAAACAGGGGCAATCAACATTATGGATTATCTTATGTTTGTGCTCTTATCCATGATACTGGCCCTGGTATTTCTCAGTATAGCCATACTCATTTCTGTCATTGTGTCACGAAGAGCTCAGGGCATTGGTCTGGGGATTTTTATTTGGTTTTTAATGATTTTAGTTTACGATTTTTTAGCCATAGGGGTGGCGGGATTGTCGAATGTATCCATCATCATACCCTTATTGCTGCTGCTTCTGCTTGCCAATCCCGCGGATATGGTGCGTGTATTGGTCATCTTACAGCTTGGCGGTGAAGAAACCTTTGGTCCCACGTTGGTCGCTTTGACGAGGATGTTCACTCAAGGGTCGGGGGAATTTTTATTATATGGGGCCCTTTTGTTGTGGATGATCATCCCGCTTTTGCTTGCGGCCATCCTCTTTGGCCGCAAGCAGGATTATTAG
- a CDS encoding polysaccharide deacetylase family protein, whose amino-acid sequence MFINLKISRRMLSFGGIFFLLFAGIAAQRWVATSNTPVSKPIEQVKTNQKIMALTINVDWGEEYIPPILDELARNKAAVTFFVTGRWAKKNPDLLKEIAGKGHQIENHGYSHPHPDQLSVGANREEIKKTESIIEGIIGKKTHLYAPPYGEKGVSGLRAADELGYKTILWTLDTVDWRPDSTPEIITKRIVNPAVRFGIKPNKSGAIVLMHPKANTVKALPTILEQLTREGYIFQTLDELITSEQSGDTTS is encoded by the coding sequence ATGTTCATTAATTTAAAAATCTCGCGGCGAATGCTCTCGTTTGGCGGGATTTTCTTTCTCTTATTTGCTGGAATTGCAGCACAGCGTTGGGTTGCCACATCCAATACGCCAGTCTCTAAGCCAATTGAGCAAGTTAAGACGAATCAGAAAATCATGGCGTTAACGATTAATGTGGATTGGGGAGAAGAATATATACCACCAATCTTAGACGAATTGGCCAGGAACAAAGCAGCGGTTACTTTTTTTGTTACAGGGCGTTGGGCTAAGAAAAACCCGGACTTATTAAAGGAAATAGCTGGCAAGGGTCACCAAATCGAAAACCATGGATATTCTCATCCACACCCTGATCAACTGTCCGTAGGAGCTAACCGGGAAGAAATCAAAAAAACAGAAAGTATTATCGAGGGAATCATCGGCAAGAAAACCCACCTGTATGCTCCGCCTTATGGGGAGAAGGGTGTGTCCGGATTACGAGCTGCTGATGAGCTAGGCTATAAGACGATTCTCTGGACCTTAGATACGGTAGACTGGCGTCCGGACAGTACGCCGGAAATTATTACAAAACGTATCGTCAATCCAGCGGTACGATTTGGAATTAAGCCGAATAAGTCTGGTGCCATCGTCTTAATGCATCCCAAAGCAAATACAGTCAAAGCTTTGCCGACAATTCTCGAACAACTGACAAGAGAGGGATATATTTTCCAGACGCTTGATGAGCTAATAACATCTGAACAGAGCGGAGATACTACCTCATGA
- a CDS encoding ABC transporter ATP-binding protein, whose product MEAMNTLEVKQAQKFYGQFQAVKDIDLTIAKGEIYALLGHNGAGKSTLIKMILGLVKPSAGTIVIEGLNYDAKNKEIKKKVGYLPERMNFYDNLTAWETIGFYAKLKGIMKKRCEEVLEQVGLKEAGHRRVGAFSKGMQQRLGLAQAIIHKPDLLVLDEPTTGLDPIGILELKEMIRNWNKEGTTILFSSHNLNDVEELAQQIGIMNRGEIIAQGSLAELQDRLGLPTKIEIDLAVIPVDLEKILAVKRIETFLVEGRTISIDCPKAKKAQVIAAVMDGVLKVLDLRLAEPGLNSIYQSIMEKPAVL is encoded by the coding sequence ATGGAAGCAATGAATACGTTGGAAGTGAAACAGGCCCAGAAGTTTTATGGTCAGTTTCAAGCAGTTAAGGATATTGACTTAACTATCGCAAAAGGGGAAATCTATGCCTTGTTAGGGCATAATGGGGCTGGAAAATCAACATTAATAAAAATGATTTTGGGGTTAGTCAAACCTTCAGCGGGAACGATCGTAATTGAGGGATTGAATTATGATGCCAAAAATAAAGAGATTAAGAAAAAGGTGGGTTATTTGCCGGAGAGAATGAATTTCTATGATAATTTAACGGCTTGGGAGACGATAGGGTTTTACGCCAAATTAAAAGGGATAATGAAGAAACGATGTGAAGAGGTGCTGGAACAAGTTGGCTTAAAGGAAGCGGGACACCGAAGGGTGGGGGCTTTTTCCAAAGGAATGCAGCAAAGACTGGGCTTGGCCCAGGCGATTATCCACAAGCCTGATTTGCTTGTACTGGACGAACCGACAACCGGACTGGATCCCATTGGCATCCTGGAATTAAAAGAAATGATCCGGAACTGGAACAAGGAGGGGACAACTATATTATTTTCCTCTCATAATCTTAATGATGTCGAAGAACTGGCCCAGCAGATTGGCATTATGAATCGCGGGGAAATTATTGCTCAAGGCAGCTTGGCGGAATTACAGGATAGGTTAGGGTTGCCAACGAAAATTGAAATAGACCTTGCTGTGATTCCGGTCGATTTAGAGAAGATACTCGCGGTAAAACGAATTGAAACGTTTCTGGTTGAAGGAAGGACTATAAGTATTGATTGTCCAAAAGCTAAAAAGGCACAAGTCATAGCGGCTGTAATGGATGGAGTGCTGAAAGTACTTGACCTTCGCTTGGCAGAACCGGGACTGAATAGTATTTATCAGAGTATCATGGAAAAACCGGCTGTCTTATAG
- a CDS encoding NosD domain-containing protein produces the protein MKSKRNKRCFWLSLFFFLWVIPWTVQAATLEVQGGGSAESIQSALERAVPGDSINVRSGTYLGRIVIDKAVSLIGIGAPVLDGGGEGDVVSIRADGVTVKGFQIIGSGKKLQASDAGIKIHSAYNVIEENKLANNLFGIYLLKSPHNRIRNNTIAGRPAKSKLKESEKEAGEAGKDGTYAILPLFEGESGDGIHLFAASNNLIENNKITDTRDGIYFNYAHDNRLLHNTIEGVRYAIHYMYSDDNYFEGNIATNNVAGAAPMYSKRITFRQNVFAYNRGHRSFGVLFSSCNDCLAEENIIFGNTRGVLFDVSYHNTFRNNLVAANDIGIDLISSSGFNTLVKNNFMDNMEQIAFRAGRIGEGNVFYAEGTGNYWNDYRGFDLDQNGIGDTPYLTGNIFTYLMNKMPAVRLFLNSPAATALEFAENMFPVIEIPKAEDLYPLIEPVEIERTTQFQVEENQVSNKIFGVYSLLMLLVAGIIIGRALGTSSYGVKLREDFLRGGRK, from the coding sequence ATGAAAAGCAAAAGGAATAAGCGATGCTTTTGGCTGAGTTTGTTTTTTTTTCTATGGGTTATCCCGTGGACAGTTCAAGCCGCCACCCTGGAGGTTCAGGGCGGCGGCTCGGCGGAGAGTATTCAATCCGCTCTGGAAAGGGCTGTTCCCGGGGATAGTATCAATGTCCGCAGCGGTACTTACCTGGGAAGAATTGTGATCGATAAGGCTGTGTCCCTGATAGGAATCGGTGCCCCGGTTCTCGATGGGGGAGGGGAAGGAGATGTGGTCAGCATTAGGGCTGATGGGGTGACGGTGAAAGGATTCCAGATCATAGGGAGCGGTAAAAAGTTACAGGCCTCCGATGCGGGGATAAAAATTCATTCGGCTTACAATGTTATTGAAGAGAATAAGTTAGCGAATAATCTCTTTGGGATATATCTGCTGAAGTCTCCCCATAATAGGATCCGCAATAATACGATTGCCGGGAGACCCGCTAAAAGCAAGCTGAAAGAGTCGGAAAAAGAAGCCGGAGAGGCCGGAAAGGATGGTACCTATGCTATACTGCCGCTTTTTGAAGGGGAAAGCGGCGACGGGATTCACCTTTTTGCGGCATCCAATAATTTGATCGAGAATAATAAGATTACGGATACCAGAGATGGCATTTACTTCAACTATGCCCATGACAATCGTCTTTTGCATAACACCATTGAGGGGGTGCGCTATGCCATTCACTATATGTATTCCGATGATAATTATTTTGAAGGGAATATTGCTACGAATAATGTGGCAGGGGCGGCTCCCATGTATTCCAAAAGAATAACCTTCCGGCAGAATGTCTTTGCCTATAACCGTGGTCATCGCTCCTTCGGAGTACTGTTCTCCAGCTGCAACGACTGCCTGGCAGAAGAGAATATTATTTTCGGCAATACCAGGGGGGTTCTTTTTGATGTCTCCTATCACAATACCTTTCGCAATAATTTAGTGGCCGCTAATGATATTGGCATTGATCTGATTTCCAGTTCGGGGTTTAATACGTTAGTGAAGAATAATTTCATGGATAATATGGAGCAAATTGCCTTTCGGGCAGGGAGAATCGGGGAAGGGAATGTGTTCTATGCTGAAGGGACAGGAAATTACTGGAATGACTATAGAGGATTTGATCTGGATCAGAACGGCATAGGGGATACTCCCTATCTCACCGGGAATATTTTCACTTATTTAATGAATAAAATGCCCGCTGTGCGTCTTTTTTTGAACAGTCCCGCTGCTACAGCGTTGGAGTTTGCCGAAAACATGTTTCCGGTTATAGAAATTCCTAAAGCCGAAGATTTGTATCCTTTGATTGAGCCAGTGGAGATTGAGAGGACGACACAGTTTCAAGTCGAGGAGAATCAGGTTTCCAATAAGATCTTTGGTGTCTATTCTTTGCTGATGCTCCTCGTTGCCGGGATAATAATCGGCCGAGCGTTGGGGACGAGTTCTTATGGTGTTAAACTGAGGGAAGATTTTCTGAGAGGAGGCCGAAAATGA
- a CDS encoding nitrous oxide reductase accessory protein NosL, translating into MKRRMMALVIGLCFSLLGCSAGETDRTPREIDPTIDVCPVCRMTVIDERFAAQTIDSQGQVEIFDDIGCLSIFMRRLEAGKKNGIAAAYVKDFESVEWLSAQEAFYVQGRIDTPMSFGIVAFADEETARKFAEEAGGRQMTWEQVLTEQLTIGLDIEFNQEEFNVQNRDAEETREEGGN; encoded by the coding sequence ATGAAGCGCAGGATGATGGCTCTGGTGATAGGGCTGTGTTTCTCTCTTCTGGGATGTTCGGCGGGAGAAACTGACAGGACTCCCCGGGAGATTGATCCGACAATCGATGTTTGTCCTGTATGCAGGATGACTGTCATTGATGAGCGCTTTGCGGCACAGACAATCGATAGTCAAGGACAAGTTGAAATTTTTGATGATATAGGATGCCTGTCTATTTTTATGCGCAGATTAGAAGCAGGGAAAAAAAACGGCATAGCCGCCGCTTATGTAAAAGATTTCGAGAGCGTGGAGTGGCTCAGCGCTCAGGAGGCCTTTTATGTACAAGGTCGGATCGATACCCCTATGAGTTTTGGAATCGTAGCCTTTGCGGACGAAGAGACGGCCCGGAAATTTGCCGAAGAGGCAGGGGGAAGACAAATGACCTGGGAGCAGGTGCTGACAGAGCAATTAACCATCGGCTTGGATATTGAGTTCAATCAGGAAGAATTCAATGTGCAAAACCGGGATGCAGAGGAGACTCGGGAAGAGGGTGGGAATTAG